One Physeter macrocephalus isolate SW-GA chromosome 10, ASM283717v5, whole genome shotgun sequence DNA window includes the following coding sequences:
- the HTR1B gene encoding 5-hydroxytryptamine receptor 1B codes for MEEAGARCAPPLPASSQTGLAAANLSAAPPRNCSAEGYIYQDSIGLPWKVVLAALLALFTLATALSNAFVIATVYRARKLHTPANYLIASLAVTDLLVSLLVMPVSTVYTVTGRWTLGQVVCDFWLSSDITCCTASILHLCVIALDRYWAITDAVEYSAKRTPTRAALMIALVWVFSISISLPPFFWRQAKAEEEVSDCVVNTDHILYTVYSTVGAFYFPTLLLIALYGRIYVEARSRILKQTPSRSGKRLTRAQLVTDSPGSTSSVTSVNSRAPDLASESGSPVYVNQVKVRVSDALLEKKKLMAARERKATKTLGIILGAFIVCWLPFFIISLVIPICKGACWFHLAIFDFFTWLGYLNSLINPIVYTMSNEDFKQAFHKLIRLKCTS; via the coding sequence ATGGAGGAGGCGGGCGCTCGGTGTGCCCCGCCGCTGCCCGCGAGCTCCCAGACAGGGCTTGCTGCAGCCAACCTCTCCGCCGCTCCCCCGCGCAACTGCAGCGCCGAGGGCTACATTTACCAGGACTCCATAGGCCTGCCCTGGAAAGTCGTCCTGGCCGCGCTGCTGGCGCTCTTCACCTTGGCCACCGCGCTCTCCAACGCGTTTGTGATCGCCACAGTGTACCGGGCGCGGAAGCTGCACACCCCCGCCAACTACCTGATCGCCTCCCTGGCGGTCACCGACCTGCTGGTGTCCCTCCTGGTGATGCCCGTTAGCACCGTGTACACGGTCACGGGCCGCTGGACGCTGGGCCAGGTGGTGTGCGACTTCTGGCTGTCTTCGGACATCACCTGTTGCACCGCTTCCATCTTGCACCTCTGTGTCATCGCCCTGGACCGCTACTGGGCGATCACGGACGCCGTGGAGTACTCGGCCAAGAGGACTCCCACGAGGGCGGCGCTCATGATCGCGCTCGTGTGGgtcttctccatctccatctcgcTGCCGCCCTTCTTCTGGCGTCAGGCCAAGGCCGAGGAGGAGGTGTCGGACTGCGTGGTGAACACGGATCACATCCTCTACACGGTCTACTCCACGGTGGGCGCTTTCTActtccccaccctgctccttaTCGCCCTCTATGGCCGCATCTACGTGGAAGCCCGCTCCCGGATTCTGAAACAGACGCCCAGCAGGTCCGGCAAGCGTCTGACCCGAGCCCAGCTGGTTACTGACTCCCCCGGGTCCACGTCTTCGGTCACCTCCGTTAATTCGCGCGCTCCAGACTTAGCCAGCGAATCGGGGTCTCCTGTGTACGTGAACCAGGTCAAAGTGCGAGTCTCCGACGCCCTGCTGGAGAAGAAGAAGCTCATGGCCGCCAGGGAGCGCAAAGCCACCAAGACCCTGGGCATCATTTTGGGAGCGTTCATTGTGTGTTGGCTGCCCTTCTTCATCATCTCCCTGGTGATACCTATCTGCAAGGGCGCCTGCTGGTTCCACCTGGCCATCTTTGACTTCTTCACGTGGCTGGGCTACCTCAACTCCCTCATCAACCCCATCGTCTACACCATGTCCAACGAGGACTTCAAACAAGCCTTCCATAAACTGATACGCCTTAAGTGCACAAGTTGA